In Pirellulales bacterium, a single genomic region encodes these proteins:
- a CDS encoding addiction module protein, protein MPGRDEILQQAMQLAPQDRAYVADALEQSLDAQGFASPELAEAWAAEIERRVAACDRHEVSAADKDSTLAQLRRALSDFRARKVAS, encoded by the coding sequence ATGCCCGGGCGCGACGAGATTTTGCAACAGGCGATGCAACTTGCCCCGCAGGACCGCGCGTATGTCGCCGACGCATTGGAGCAAAGCTTGGACGCGCAGGGATTTGCTTCGCCCGAGCTTGCCGAGGCGTGGGCGGCTGAGATCGAACGCCGCGTGGCTGCCTGCGATCGACACGAAGTGTCGGCCGCGGATAAAGATTCGACGTTGGCCCAATTGCGCAGGGCCCTATCGGACTTTCGTGCCCGCAAGGTGGCCTCTTGA